The genomic stretch CATGTCATTTATCTACAATAGAAAGGGACTATTGAGTATTCGCGACCAATACAAgttttagaaactattttattaaCCATAATCCAGAATTTAAATTGTTTCGACAATATTTCTGCAGTACTCAAGACGCTCAGTTTTTGAAGAATATTCTACAGTTTCCCTTCCCACTAACAATGTGCCCATAGCTGGAAATTAAGGCAATAATCGTGTAAACAACtcttagatatatatatataagctaaagtttagtaaaataaagttataaaaagaaaaggtgttGAGAGAAAATTGCAGACATTAATTAGGTCTCTTGTGCACCCAATGCATTTTCTCTTTCACCTTCTATAGTTGTTACATGACCTGGAGTCTCATTTTTGGTGTTTAGGTAACAGCTGGATATGACAAGGGGAGAGACACCAGGCAGAAAGTTTTAGCTACCGTCCCACAGTTCTCCACCTTGGTTAGTATAATATCCGACAATATTAATCCACATTCCCACTGTACTCTGCCTTGCTCAGTATGTTGTCCGACAATATTTAATCACATTTCCAAAGTACACTAGATAATAAGATAATATGTAGGATTCTGTACCATAGTTACCCACCTTGCTCAGTATCTTCTCCGACAATATTTAGACACTGTCCTTTAGTGTTCAACTCCAGTGTACAATTCAACAACGATGTATCTGAAACACCCAAACGCATCGCTTTCTGTTACCAGGCCATTCCTATTCCAGTACCCACTcccaacaaaatattcaaactaATAAAAGCAACAGATCCTCTCTTACCCGTCTAGACAGTGGAGTGATTCGCGGACGGATATCTCCAAACAGATTTACACCCCTGGTGTTATGCGCATGTACCCTGTTTCGCAGCTGGAAGCAAGCCTTTACGGGAGGAAAGCAGCACTGCTCAAGGAGGGATTTGATAACTGTGAGGAGGAGGACGTTAAAGATCTCGTCGAGAAAGTTGCTGCACAGCTGCATCATGTCGGAGTCTCTGTTACCGAGGCGTCTGTTCCGCTGCACCAAGAAAGTGcgaaatatatattatttttacagtagTCTCTTCTAATTTTATATCTTCTTGCTCACGTCTAAGGAACAACAAAATTTGATGTTTCTATGCATTAATCGATCTTTGATCAAGTCTTCAAATTGTCTGTCTTTAGTGTTTACCTCTTTTACGGtgcggccttatgctcctcaaaggagtaaagaaaaaaatgtttaaaagatatCACATCTATCACAAGAAGTGGAAATTAAgccgttaaaaatattttttacttttaaaggtGCGGGTATGTACACAGCAACTTGTCTTCAAGGAGCATACTACACCATGTTGAAAGGAGGCGGTGAGTACCCGAGCAGTTTGACAACGTCCAGGCAGACATGCGTTCACTCACTTTCTGTAGTAGGCCACCCAATATCCACTTCTACACGTAATTTTACATTATAGTCACTTGAAAGCAAGCATTGTCATCCCCTTCCTCAAACTCTATTTTAGGTATCATGCAGggtcagcaaaaacaaaacagaccgTGGTAATCATCTGTGGATGCCTATGATTTAAGGGGTAAGTAATTCTCTGTTGTGTTCCTTGCTCGCAGGTGCTGGGTACTGCGACGGAGGTTATCATCCTGTGTCCTTGCAAGAAGCCATGTTCAGAGGCCTGAACTCTGACCTAGAGAAGCTGCCAACTGTTGTCAAGCGATACCTCATCTTTGGGGAGTTCTTGGAGAGGTCCATCGGGCCAAGCCTCCGCGGGAAGGGACGCAACCTCATCCTGGCTCTGGCCGATGCCTACGACTCCCTGCTGCAGGAGGTGGATGTGCTGATCATGCCTACGCTGCCTCGCAAAGCTGCGAAAATCCCGCCACCCGGAACACCCTTGCAGGGTGAGTTTCGACACGGTCACTTGGGTTTAAACGCTACCCGCAGAGGGAGCGTCGTAGAAAGGAATGTTCTCTCCAAGGAGAGTTCTGAGACTACCTCCATGACGAGCGGGCTCTGACACTGTCTTTGGGGTGAGTGTTGACACATTTATCATGTGGGTTCGGACATCAGTACAGGTGGATTCTGACAGTTACTGCCAGATGAGTTTTGACATTTCCTGTGAGGTAGGTTCTAACTCTCCCAGCGAAGGGCAGCTTAGGACATGCTTAAAACTTAGTAGTCATCCGCTTGCAAGCTATCAGCTCACAGCATTAACATCCGCATAattgaaaaccattttttgttCACTACAGACATCTATCGTCACACGAATTCGTGGAGCGCCAACACTCGGTCCTTCAACCTGACTGGTCACCCGGCCATCAGCGTGCCTGTGGGCCGGTGTGTGGGACCAGTGACGACCAGGTCCTGCAACATGGGTGATGACCAACTTCCGGTGGGACTGATGGTCGTGGGACGTCGCTACGAGGATTTAACCGTCTTACAAGTGGCCCACGCGCTTGAGAAATTGAATCGAGAACTGAATGACAGTGCAATGGCAGCAAGCGCCACCCGTTAGACTTGTTCACTTCTTGTAAAGATTACGCATATGCAAGTATTTTGGTAGGTATGTATgacacacacattttttcaagCAATGGATATTGCAGGTCCTGTTTACAGTAAAGAGTGAGGAGAAACACTTATCCTAACAAGTGGACGgattgctgttattttttaatgtaagtttCAAAGAGCAATTTTGAAAATCTGGTTTTAGACCACCGcttgcacagaaaaaaaaccaaccagtCATAAATTGTGATATTTAATGAAAAGTAATTGAATGCAAATAATACTGGAACAATATTTTCTCACATTTATACAAGATTtctcattacaaaaataaaagaagaaaaagcaggcTTTATTAAAACCATCAATACAAACTTCAAGCCAGTAGCatcgaaagaaaaaatgaatcgAAAGGATTTATAGTTGTGAACATGTAAAAGTCTAAAAATGATTCTGAAATTTATAATACATGTATTGCTTCTAATAATTTTTAAGTATATAAAGATGTTTAACGAGTTCTTTTGACGCGGCATGCACAAATATACCTATAACTTATAACTGAATGACCCACGAACTTCTATTACTGGACTGTttgaagacgattttttttcccagttagcTATTAAaatgaggcaggtgtgtacaaagcttctggtttactcacatttcagattaactactaaaacgaggcatgtttgtataaggcttccggtttagtcacattctctGTTaaggctcgctgagactaacagcggacaactttgcaagaggctaagtgttggtctcggcagacagacagcagtccacctatacacgtccctGGACCTGAATAAAAATTACAACGATACCGCAAAATTAAAAGATGATACACTATCtatataacacaaaaatataatatatttgtaTCAGTCTCAGTCAAGTTCACAGTCATCTTATTTTTCGGAAAGAATCATCTCCAACGCTCTGGCCACCTGAAGGACGGTGACTTCGTCAAATTTCTTGCCGACGATCATAAGGCCGACAGGCAACTTGTCCTCTGCCGTGTAGCCGGCGTTGATGGTCAGTGCTGGGTGACCGGTGCTGTTGAAAGGCATACAGTTGTCACACATACTCAGCGAGACTGACGCAAATTCTGGAGATAGGAAGAAAAATATGGGTGGATTATTTCCCTGCATTGAATTTTCTACATAGGTGGGCAGAATATGTAAGTTCGTGTAATTTAAAAGCCAGAACaaacgaagaaataaaattaaagatcGTTCAGAATCTACCGAGTATATCAAAATTGTCCCAATAAAATCAGAAACGTCAGAAAGGGTCATCAAGAGTGGATAGACACTCTTGTTTCTGATATACGATCATGTGTTCAGACCGACATTGGACATCAACCAAAGTATCATGACCTTTTTTCTAGAAATCCCCCCAAGGCCATGCTCTTATACTTCATATTCTTCTTGGCTACTAGTACTAAAAGCAGCTAATGATAGTGCTAGACATAAGAAAACCGCTTATTGCCAACTGCAAACTCTAAAAACAGGACAGTGACAAAGAACAACAATGCCTGTAAACAcgaattttaaaatgaataaacactTCAGACATAGGGAAACGCGATATGAAGAATTTCTCCAGCACCTCGCTATAACAAGACAACCAAAACATCCAAAAGCATTCTTTATAAGACAATTGTTTAACGAAAGCCTAAGAAGCCTGCCTTCGAACGAACAGTCTGCTGGCGGAATTTTGGGCGCTGCGAATGGCAGTGTGGGCATGACCAGGACGTCGAACTCCTCCAGCGCCATGTCATAGACCCCCGTCAGTCCCAGGATGAGGTTCTGTCCCTTGGCGAAGAAGCGGTTGCCATAGAGGCGACCAATATACTCGTTGTACATCGCGAAGAACTTCACCAGCGGCGGAAGGTCCTGGGGGTAAGTTTTGTAGCCGCGGAAGGCGGCGTCCATCATGGAAAGAGGATAATATCCTTTAGACCATCCCACGCCTGGAAGAGtaagagtagagagagagaagggctACAGTAAAATCAATGTCAGGACAACCGGAGCCAGAAAGGTAAGTAAGCTCTTTAGGCTTGATTCTTAcattgatgacaatgatgtcacAATATTTACAACGAAGTCATTTCTACTTTGAGTTCTCTGGCACTGAAATTTTTGGCGGATATCTTTCATCTCATCGGGTGCTGAAAAGGTGGGCGCGTGGGGCAGGATTCGATAgctattttttatgttattttcaaTGTTTCGGTGTTAgtaatatactttttaaatatgctttaaTATGTTTTCGTAACGCCCCCATCCTTcagtatatttgtaaataatataataataccatctcagtatatttataaattaactgCAGTTATTGCCAAAGTACTTTAAAGTCATCGTTATTTTATCTTctacaaaatgaacaaatagTTCAATGGAAtgagaggggtgggggtggactGCGTTTTGCTTTCCTCGCCCCTGGGTGTCAAAAAGCTCATGGCATGCCTCTACTAGATGTTGCACGTCTTACCGTTTCCCCGCACCATACAGTTGTACACACCAAATCCTCCGGTGGCCATCCAGATTTTGGGGCCTGTGAGAGATAGAACAGCTCGAGTCACTGACAGTTTTACAGCTCTCATGACTTAAGGGCAGTACAGAACATCGCCATAGTTAGTGTAGTATATCGTGGACGGTACTTTGGTgttctgtccatctctctcaTACCCTCTCTTTATCATCAGCTCTCTCGTAACCTCCCCCCTTCCCAAGTTAACTTCTATTCAAACCAATGTTCTTCCCTCCCCTCCATAGCTCTCTCTCTGCCTGTCCTACTGAAGTCAGAAGACATTGGATATGATCTCTCAACAATTGATGTAGTCTTTCATTCTCTCGTCATGTGTCACCTGTTTACAGGGAAAATTGTGGTATGGCATTAGTTTCTAGCTCGTTAGCAAAACATCGACTCCGCTCATCCCACCCTTTCCCACCTACCATCGCGATGTTCAGGAATGGAAGTCTCCATCACCACCATGCCGGCCTCCGTCAACCTGTCTGCGGCTTGTCGCACGATAGTCTTGATCTCGTCCACGCAAATGTCGAAGCCCTCCTTCAGCAAGCCCACCTTCTTGCCTTCCACGCTCACATTGATCTGAAGCACAAAGATAAATGTCTAATTTAATAGAAATCATTTTCGATGAAGCCTTGCAAATCCTTCAAAGGAATACCCTCTCAATCTTCAGCAGCAGCGGTCAGCTTAACGTTTTGAGATATGATTTCTTATATTGAAACAGACTGCAAtaggtagtagtagtagaaacTTTCCACACACCAATGGTCAAACACCACCTGTCTCCCTCTCAGACGTAGATCAGACAAGAAACACACTTGTTCCCACCCACTATGTCAGTAAACTGACCAACTTATTTCTGAGACTGACCAGTTTACTGTATTCCGCCGTGGGTGTATTGGGGAATTGTCTTCCATCTCTCCCATCATCGTAGCCAGCAATTACCTAACGAGAGAGAATATTTACGCTCACATTTTCATCGGaagttaatatttaattaacaagGCAACATTtatatgaaaacaaacataaaattgtgtCAAATTATAACTTTTTCCGCATCTTCCGTATAGTGTtgacattaataattaattaatattataattaagaTGTCATCTACTAATATTATCTACAAACGTAGTCTTAACGAGTTTTTATTGGCTTTAGGTAGCTAAATAAGAAATgttaatcttatttattttataaattaataataaaataacggAATAAGATAGCATAATTAAATTTCCAAGCACTCGCCTCCAGCAGCAAGGCACAGTCATGCACAGTCCTGGTCATGGGGCCAAGGTGGTCAATGGTGACGTCGATTGAGCATGCCCCGGTGTAGGGGACAAGACCATATGTGGGCTTCAAGCCAACGATGCCATTGAAGCTTGCGGGAATTCGAATGGAGCCCCCTTGGTCACCTCCAATCGCCATATACACATGTCCTCCAGCGACCTGGAGAATCAGTCAATAAATTAATGAGAGACCAAACAAaatctctttatatatatataatgaattaTTTATATACTGCTTATGGGTCTAGTCCAGGGGCTGGGCAAATTAGGGCCAGAGGAAGTCTTTGTACTGGCCCGTCTGCCAATATGTAAAGTCcacttgttttaatttatttattcagcgTAGGTTAATGTGATTGAAATTTAagttatcaagtacaacagggttagaaatcggcagtcagtaacattctaacacagactTTTGCGCTGTGATTGCCACTAACATTTCCTAGAAGgctgaattattttaaaataaaaagcagattcAGGTTACAGCATGTGCACATTAGTCGAGTGCAGAGGAGTACTAACCAGAGCCCCGCTCCCACCACTGGATCCACCTGCTATCCGCGTGTCATCCACTGCATTTCGGACAGGTCCATCGATATTGGTCAGGCAGCTACCTTCCAGACACAGGTCCGATACCGCGGTCTTTCCCACGATTATCCCGccttggacacacacacacacacacacacacatataattatatacacacacatacacatatgtatatataactCAACGTTCCAATCCCTACTGACATTTTATCAAAAAGCTCAGTTCTGCCTTCAGTATCATTGTCGTCAAGAAACATAACTCGGCCCTCAGTCTTGTGCACCATTTACGTCCCTTGTCTGCATCTCACCAGCATTCAGAATGCGCGTGACAATAGTGGCATCGAACTCCGGCACGTAGTTCTCGAAGATTCGGCTGCCATTGCGCATGGGCACGCCCGCCACAGCGACATTATCTTTGATTGCAATCATCCTTCCCGCCAGCTTGCCCTCTGGCGACCCACGAATGTCGCATTTCCAGGCCCTAGTAAACGATGAGCGGAGTTGATAAAGATGGAAGATAGAAAACAATGGTCTGAGCCAGCCTTGACAATGGCAAGTAAAGTGTGTAGTTATCGGTGTGAAGGGTAAACATGTTTACCTCCAACACCATGTCTAAAGATCAAATTATTTTAGCAATTCCGTTGTTTTAATTTCAATCACTCTCTTGattatctgttttcttttggaTTAGTTCATtagttattttcaaaatgtttttttccagaatAATCAATAATGTATCGTCCCCATCGCTGTCATACCATGCATTGTGCGGGTTTTCCTCCGGGACGGGTCGATACCCTGGTGTACGCGGGTACCTGACGCGCTCAGCGGCTGGGTCTGGTAACAGTGCAACTGCACTGAGGCTTTCTGTGATCTTGGCGGCGTACTCTAGTGAGGAGAATGCAATAAAGtttacttcacacacacaaactcaaagACAACACTAACTACTGAACAGTCACTTTGCTATCATTCTGGATACCCCATGCCACTTTTGCATCACTATCTGATAACAGaatttcattaatttataaGTTAAAAACTGTAGTTGACACGTGCTTGTGAAGTTCTGGAGGTCCTCCTCAGAACACCCGAGATGCAAATCGGAGGAAATCTGACGAAAGTCTTCAACATCCGGTTTTCGAGCTTGTGGTGCCTGGTAAAGCTCTGTGGAAAGAATGCATTATTCTTCTTTCAAATTACTACAGAACTAGATAGATGAAGACAGTTTGTAATATGAACATCAAAAAGATAATACTCGGATAACACTCTTCTGTTAAAAGCAAAATGGTGTAACATCACAGGACACTTCCTTCAAAATATGAATTCCAGTGCTTTCGTTACGAAGTGTGGAAATGCTTATGCAATTACATCTAAACAAGCGCAAAACGGTGGATTGGAAATTAGGGGTGGGGTGTAgagatgagaagaagaagaagaagaagaagaagattgatgattgatgatgatgatgatgatgatgatgatgatgatgatgatgatgatgatgatgatgatgatgattaaaaagaagaaactgatgaaagaaATGGTGACTAGAGAAGCGAGAGAATAGTCCTCTTACTGATATTTTCTGGTTCCATTCTCACGTCCGGCTATCGGGCTTGTGTCGACTCAGCTGTGTGCTGTTAAGTTTTGGAAGCGGACTCTGTAATCAGATGATAGctgacttttaaataaatattttttttggccAGCAAATGATgctataaatatcaaaatggcccttgaagggggaaaaaaaaggttcccTATCCCTGGTCTACGGGGTCTGTCGCTTTAACGTGATAtaactttagttgctggctgtCTCATCATAATGAAGAACCAAATGGTGtcaaatctctctcacacatccaGACGGCCAATGATGAAGGATTTTATCATCACAAAAACAATTCCCTCTCTCTAGTCAAACGTGGAGAGCAAACTTGGAAATGTACTCGCTAGTCGGAGCTGACGATTACAATTACttggggcccggagaggtcgtttGTCTCGGCGGCCCTCCACACACTATATTTTAATTGGGGCTAATTCTCTAATCTTTCCGTTCTAAATCGTTGTGCCATATCAGCCCACAAGGTCACATTGTCTCCATTCTCATGCATCGCACCATATCCCTACAGTAGGGCACAGAGGCTCtttctcctcctcgtcctccacGCTGCTCACTCTCTCCTCCACTTGTTTGTACTTGCTGGTTACTACCGTTATCAGGAGTAACGAAGGAGAGAACCTTCAGCTGGAGTATTCATATGTTCACTCGCGTATCCTCTCTATCTATACAATCCATgctatacacacactcacacatacacacttgtgattaaaacatttgttgaaaTTTCTCTGGAGCTCCAAGCACCTCCCCTCAAACTGAAGATATGATAGCTGTGTCGTTTACTCCTCCAATCTTTATTACCTCTCTATCCGACCCCGAGAGTTTTTGATTACCGCTGTAGTAATAAATTAGCTGTACTTCGTGTCTTGTGACAGTGCTTTACATTGCATACGGGTGGTATACAGCAGCTAGACCCGCCTCCTCTCCACCCTTGTTGAAGATTTCCCACATCAACACTaacacaacaataaaacaatgtctGGACTGCTTGTATCCATACGTAGACACAGACTTTTAATGTGCATTGCCCATTCCTTCACTCTCCATCACTACCACTTCTTCTTgctcctaatcacccccagtggagcatggGGCCGCAAGCACCACCACTTCTGTTCTAGGAACAACGCTACACACTGCATTTCAAAAACTGTTCCTGACCATAGCTAATGTCTTGCGCCAGCACTTCACGAGTAGAATGTCGCGGAATATTGATGTTTACCCATCAAGGaggtagaaaaataaacatctataCATACCGTATTTAGAAAGAGGCGAATGAACATCAGTCAGAAGCTCCAACCACCATGTAGTCGTACAAAACTGCCGGGGTTGTATATATTGTCGGAACCTGTCCGTAGCAAGCAGACAAGCTGTGCATCCAACAGTTGGTGCAGTTCAGccgctggaaaaaaaaaaaacaacaaccccgATTCTGACGTCACAAGCCCTATATTCGAGGTCTCGATTGTCTGTGTCTgttaaaaagtgtgtgtgtgcgcgtggaCTACGTTTGAACCAAGATTTTAGTTTTCGTGCTACTTGTTTTTTTGCTTAGACATTACGATAAATAGACATAATAACACAAAAGCTAGAAGCAGCCTTGAACGGAGCTGCGATATCGTACACGTTGCTAACACATCTGTATGTAGGTCAGGACTAGGGTCGTCAACCTTATACTTTACCACGACCTATTCGAGACCCTATACTCTACACCTTAATTTTCTGTGTGTAATCAGCTCCACCAGTGTTCTGCGCTGAAACGCGGACGAAATGCAGTAAACTAAGGGGCTCTGCTGCTAACTTTGATATGTATATTACTATATTCCACAAATCAGGTGCTGtaagtgtgtgtttttttttttttttttttttttttttttttttttttatataagattACAGCAGATAGATGACTGGCGTTGTGAATGACGAATTGTGAAGCACAGCAGTTTCGCAGTTCGTAAGTCTGTTCTAATTTGTCTTTAAATTTATAACAGCTGCTTTAACAAACAACGTATATAATAACATAcagttatgaaataaaaaatacaaaagtcaactgtgtgtattttttaaatatgcttaaTGCCAGTTTTGAATTAAGGGGAGGTCGAATGTGGGACTGGAAGTATCAAGATTGTAAATAACCAGTGACTGCGTGCCAGCATTTTCCTtcccaaaaaaataaatcgtgTAACTGTGTAATCGAGTTACTGCACTGGTTACAATACAACAGAGTGATACTATAGCTAACAGAGGGCCAGCACCTCTCCTTGTATGTCACAGCACGTCCCGTGTG from Pomacea canaliculata isolate SZHN2017 linkage group LG8, ASM307304v1, whole genome shotgun sequence encodes the following:
- the LOC112570831 gene encoding uncharacterized protein LOC112570831, which translates into the protein MEPENIKLYQAPQARKPDVEDFRQISSDLHLGCSEEDLQNFTKYAAKITESLSAVALLPDPAAERVRYPRTPGYRPVPEENPHNAWAWKCDIRGSPEGKLAGRMIAIKDNVAVAGVPMRNGSRIFENYVPEFDATIVTRILNAGGIIVGKTAVSDLCLEGSCLTNIDGPVRNAVDDTRIAGGSSGGSGALVAGGHVYMAIGGDQGGSIRIPASFNGIVGLKPTYGLVPYTGACSIDVTIDHLGPMTRTVHDCALLLEVIAGYDDGRDGRQFPNTPTAEYSKLINVSVEGKKVGLLKEGFDICVDEIKTIVRQAADRLTEAGMVVMETSIPEHRDGPKIWMATGGFGVYNCMVRGNGVGWSKGYYPLSMMDAAFRGYKTYPQDLPPLVKFFAMYNEYIGRLYGNRFFAKGQNLILGLTGVYDMALEEFDVLVMPTLPFAAPKIPPADCSFEEFASVSLSMCDNCMPFNSTGHPALTINAGYTAEDKLPVGLMIVGKKFDEVTVLQVARALEMILSEK
- the LOC112570830 gene encoding uncharacterized protein LOC112570830, which codes for MASDKILSDVDGGLLPTLSDLTTLSTKLGLQWTDEELAVLEEMHKDVVRCLRRVEDVYPTAATPASDRYPRNPGFKPSPEENPYNGWAWRCDIHGAAEGKLAGRTVGIKDNIAVAGIPMSVGTAMLREYLPDFDATVVTRILDAGGRIMGKTTTEAMCLSGSSVTSCDGPVTNPWDVARIAGGSSSGSAALVAGGIVDMALGGDQGGSVRIPASCTGIVGMKPTFGLIPYTGAMAIDTSLDHIGVMATSVRDCALLLEVTAGYDKGRDTRQKVLATVPQFSTLLEASLYGRKAALLKEGFDNCEEEDVKDLVEKVAAQLHHVGVSVTEASVPLHQESAGMYTATCLQGAYYTMLKGGGAGYCDGGYHPVSLQEAMFRGLNSDLEKLPTVVKRYLIFGEFLERSIGPSLRGKGRNLILALADAYDSLLQEVDVLIMPTLPRKAAKIPPPGTPLQDIYRHTNSWSANTRSFNLTGHPAISVPVGRCVGPVTTRSCNMGDDQLPVGLMVVGRRYEDLTVLQVAHALEKLNRELNDSAMAASATR